TGAGGTGATTATTATCAAATCAATAGATGATAGCTATGGGAAGATTGCGGCTTTTGAGCAGGAATATCCTGAAAATGTCATGTTGGTTGAATGTGATGCTACAGCTGCGAATCCTCAGGAAATCATGCTTGGCTATGCCGGTGGAGCTTGTTTTCTGGAAATTGATGATAAATTCAGGATTGATGAGAATCCCTTTGATAAGCTCCTTTATGATGCAGCTATCTGTGATGAAGATAATTTCAAATATATAAGAAATAAATACACTTATATTCTCCTTGGTAGTGGCGATGGTGCTTTTCCTTATATGAGAGAATATGAGAAACAGTGTCTTGCAGATTATAGGGATAATGCTGGACATATTGATATGCATTATTTCTATCAGGATATTTATGTGGCTTCTAAAGTACAAAAACTGGGGATAAGGCACATTTATGATATTGGATCACGAGTTGATGGCTATATTTCCCATCTTCTAAGTATGGGGATTTTTGTGACAATGATAGATGTAAGGCCACTTGATTACGAGGTTAAGGGCCTTGATTTTATACAGGGAAACGCAACAGAGCTTTCGACTATTAAGGATTATTCTCTTGAATATATGTCATGCCTTCACGCGCTAGAGCACTTTGGACTTGGAAGATATGGAGATCCTATGGATTATTTTGGGTGGAAGCATGCCCTTACGCAATATAAAAGAGTGCTTAAGAATAAAGGACTTCTTTTTCTTAGTGTTCCTGTCGGTAAAACGCAGCGAGTTTGCTTTAATGCTCACAGGATATTCAGGCCTATGACTATAGTAAATGAATTGTGCCCTGAAATGAGGCTTTTGGAATATGCAAATATCCGTGGTGGAAAGGTTTCAACTATTGATTTTAGCAATAACAAGCAGTTTGAGAAGACCAAAGAGATACTTGATGAATATGCAGAAAATAAGATGGGTGAGTATGACTGCGGAATTTTTGTATTTGAGAGGACCAGTCTATGAACTATGTTGAAGTAAAGGGAGGCCTTGGTAATCAGCTGTTTCAGTACACTTTTTATAAGTATCTGGAAAAAAAGTCAGGACATAAGGTACTTCTTCACACTGATTTTTTTAAGAATATAGATTCCTTTGAAGAAGCCACAAAAAGAAAACTTGGACTTGATCGTTTTGACTGTGATTTTGTTGCTGTGTCTGGTTTTATTAGCTGTGAAAAGTTGGTAAAAGAAAGCGATTATAAAGACAGCATGTTAAGTCAGGACGAAGTCTTTTATAGTGGCTATTGGCAAAATAAAAGATTCTTTTTAGAAGTTATGGATGATATCCGTAAGGATCTTCTTCTTAAGGATGAGAATATTCAGGATGAAGTAAAAGAGCTAGCCAAAGAGCTCAGGGCTGTAGATTCTGTAGCTATTCATTTCAGACGTGGTGATTATCTGAGTGAGCAGAACAAAAAGATATTTACTTCTCTATCAGTAGATTATTACCAAAAAGCCATAGCACAGTTAGCAGAAAGAAATGGCGCTGACCTCAAAGGCTATATTTTTACTGATGAACCTGAATATGTATCAGGAATCATAGATCAACTTGGTAGTATCGATATTAAGCTGATGCCGGTAAGAGAAGATTACGAGGATTTATATCTTATGTCGTGTGCCAGACACCATATCATTGCTAATTCGAGTTTTAGCTGGTGGGGAGCGGCCCTTGGAGATACCGAAAGTGGAATAACCATAGCTCCTGCTAAGTGGTATGTGGATGGTCGTACTCCTGATCTGTATTTGAGAAACTGGATCTCAATCTGAGGAAAACCTATGAAAATAAGCATCATCATCCCCTTTGATAATCCGAAAAAAGATATAGAGAAAACTATAAGGTTCATAGATGCACAGAATATAGTAGCTGGGCAGTATGAGCTTATTATTGTCAGCTCATTGGAGGATGAAAAAGCTAAGTCCAGATTAATGGAAATAGAAGAAAAAGCGCCTGATATTGTGGCGATTGTAAATGTTCCCGAGGATATCTCCAGAGCGCAGCTTCTAAATACAGGAATGGAATATAGTAGCGGCGATTACATTATGTTTGTAAGGGCTGGGGATGCAATAAATGTCCATTTACTGCAAAACGCATGTAAACTCATAGATGATGTTCAGCCTGAACTTATTTCCTACGAAATGACTTTTGCCCATGATAAATTCGATATGTTTGAGGATGATCCAATTTCTTATGAGGATTTTAGGCATCTGACATTTAGCGATGTATCAGAGAAAAAGGCATTTCTGATGGGCGGAAATGTGAATGATAGCTTTTTATGTCACATTTATTCTAAAGCTCTCATAGAAGATGTTGGAGTAAAGTTTGAGGATGAAGCGAAAGATGAGGATATGGTCTTTGCGTATCCACTTTTTCTTTTGGCTGAGAGCATAAGCTTTACCAAAGACCACGGATACTGCGCTTATGTAGATGATGATAAAGAAAATCTCATTAATAGGATCACTGGGAGAATGGCTGCCCAGACAAGGCTTTTGGAACTACTCCTTGGAACAGGTGAACTATATGACACCTACAAGGATGTTATAGATGCACATTTTGTGAAGGAATACTTTATTAAGAATCTTAAGCTTGCAAGAGGTTCTTGTTTAGAGCTGGAACTTCCACTTCCTACATTTGAAGTAATGCAGTATGTGACGTTAAATCTTGTGCCTAAGTGGATTGAGAATGATTACCTTTTTGGTCTTGATAGAGATGACAGGAAGCTTATGCTTCTTGTTAATGAAAAATTTGAGTCGGCGAAAACGCTAAATGACAGACTTAAGGAGAATGCATTTATCAGCGTTATCACAGCTACTTACAACAGATGTGATCGCATAAAAGAGTCTATAGAATGTATTCTCAGGCAAAGCTATCAGTATTTTGAATATATTATTGTTGACGATGGCTCTGAAGATGAAACAGAGCGTGTTGTTAAGTCTTTTGATGATCCGAGAATAAAGTTTATCAAAAACAGTGAGAATAGAGGCCTATGTTATTCCAGAAATGTGGGAATAAGGGAGACAAGCGGAAGATATGTGGTCTGCCAGGATGATGATGATTATTGCAGACTTGATAAGCTAGAGAAAACATTAAATGTATTTATGAGTCTTTCTGATGACTACGGAATGGTTTACTGCGAATCAATCAACCATGCAAGGAGACTGGCTGGTAATACAGAAGCTCCGGCTATCATTATTCCTGCAAGAGAAATGTCCGATGTCAGAAAGTCGGGCTACATTTTCCCCGCGCTTCTATCCAGAAATTTCATTACATCAACAGCAGCTCTTATGAGGAAAGACTATATGGAAGAGGTTGGGCTATACGATGAGGAGCTCTTTGCCTATGAGGATTGGGACATATACCTTAGAATAAGCAGGAAATATGAAGTGGCCTTTGTAAGGGAACCATTATATGACTACTACCAGAGGAGTGGAACTCTTATATCCAATAAAGATTCAGAGCATAGAAGTAAAGTCCTTAAGTCTTTATATGAAATAGATCAGAAGTTTGTGGAAGATAGGAAGAAGTATAGTATTGAGACCTCCTTTAAGGTAGGTGAAGGATAGGAGAGAGTTAATGAAAAAGGTCAGTGTAATAGTAGGTGCATATAATGCTCATGACACCCTGGCCAGGTGTCTTACCAGTCTTGTTCATCAGACCTTGGAAGATATAGAAATAATCGTGGTAAACGATGCTTCTAAGGATGATACCTGGGAAATAATGCAAAGGTGCAAAGCGCAGTTTCCAGATAAGGTTGTGATACTGAACAATGAACAGAACATGGGGTGCGGAGGCGCAAAGAATTCTGGTTTGGAAGTAGCTTCAGGGGAATACATAGGCTTTTGTGATAGTGATGATTACTGCGCTTTAAACATGTTTGAACTACTATATAACAAGGCCAAAGAGAAAGATGCAGATATTGTGGACTGTGGCTTTTATGTTGAGGCCGCTAACGCATCTACAATTTCTACGCCAGATGAAGCGGAAGGTATTCTGGATGACGATAAAAGAAAAAAACTTATCATCAAGGGCGGATATCTTTGGAGTAAGCTTTTTAAAAGAGAATTGTTTTATGATCCACAAATTAAAATGCGCAATGATGTAAGAGTGCTTTCAGACAATGATGTTCTCAAATACATGTATCTACATGCAAAAGATATATGGACGGTTAAGGAGGTTTTGTATCATTACAGTGATGCGCCTGGTTCTGATACTAAAATCATAGATGTTGATAAGTACTATGAGAGTATCTATGGGGTCATGGAGGGAACATACAATCTTTGTCATAATCTTCCTACCTATGAAGCGGCCAAAGAAGTAATCGAATCTGCGCAACTTGTTTGGTACTCCTATGGAATAAATCGATGCATTTATGATCAGATTGCAAGGCTTGGCGCAGATGAATCTAAGGTGGGAAGATATTTTGAGGGGCTTAATGAAGATGTGGAAGATAAGTTAAAAAAACTTGCTCTTCTCAAAAAGAGAGTTATCACCACAGATTATAAGGATAATAAATTTCTCTTAGAACGCATTTCACCGATTGATATCAGAATCATGCAGGAGTGTGACAGGAGGTATGGTGAAAAATGTCAGGGCTGATGATAACTAAAGAAATGACTGATAATTCCGATTATGTCCTTTTAGATGATCATGGATTTCCCATGCTCTATTTTGGAATGGGAAGTTATTCCAGCGAGCTGGATATCAGATCACAAGCTGTAATGACAGGAGGAGGTAATGAGGTTCATCTAGTATATGTTGGCAGATATACCTCAATGGGAGGAGATATCAGGATACTGTGCAATATGGATCATGATTACAGATCGGTTTATATGGGAGTTATCCCAGGCTATGCAGATGCTAGTGATCCCAATGACTATAGAAAAAAAGTGGGACAAAACCATAGATTTATGAAGGAAAAAGGAATGGTCATAATTGGCAATGATGTGTGGATTGGAAATAATGTAACAATCATTGCTGACGTGATTATAGGTAATGGTGCAGTTATCGGCGCGGGAAGTGTAGTGACCAAGGATGTTCCACCATACACCATCTGGGCTGGAAATCCCGCCAGGCAGATAAAAAACAGATTTGATGAAGATACAGCTCAGAAATTGCAGGAGATATCCTGGTGGGAGTTCTCTAAAGAGAGACTTCTTGAGATAAAGGAGGATATGCAGGGAGAGCCGGAAGTTTTTGTCCAAAAGTACTGGAATAATAATTGGGAAAAAAGCCCAAAGCAAAATTTGCAGCCAAGTTATTTGGCATTTTTCGATATTGAAACAGATTATTCTACATTTGGGAAGATTCTTGAACAGTTTGTTGCGCGATTTTCGGATGGTGCAGCCAAACTAACTCTTTGCTACTATAGGTGTGAATCCGATGAAGAGATTCTTGCTGCTTCGCTTAGTGAAATAATTGACGGACTTTGTGCTAAAAGAAATCTCAGTATTGCGTTATGCGGAATAGAAGAAAACGATGACGAGAGAATGATAGCACAAGCAGATTGTTTTATCCTGGGGCGTGATCGTAAGAACATTATGCGAATCAGTTATGCATTCAAGCATAGAACGCGAATAATATCAGGTGTCAATGAGCCTATAAATTGGGATTAGATAGCGGAGAAATAGGTAAAATGATAATTGATGAAAGATTGTCCCAAAATTATGATTACTGTTATCTTGAAAGTATGCACTGGCTTTTTTCAAGTGGTAAGGTTAAGGCTTCTAATATAATATGCGGACTGAGTTATGGCCTGGATGCTATTGAGACTAATTACATAAAAGAACCTACAATTAATCTTGCTATGCATTCACAGGATTTGTATTATGATGTTCATCATCTTCTGAAAATACTACAGAATGATAAAAATCATATAGTTAAAAAGTGGATATTTGTCTTTGGCTATTACAGCCTTTTTTATGATCTGTCACACACACAATTTGGGAATCGCTGCCTGGACATTTATTATCCATTATTTAAGGCGTTGAGACATTATAGCGCTACTGAAGAACAGAAGGAGAGCGCTGTGGCGCGGGTGTCAGATCCTGAGTTTATTGAGTATTACCATGAGTTTTTTATGAATAATCCGCGATACTATAATGAATGTGTCAAAAGAGAAGAAAAGGGCGGTGTGATAGAAGAAGCAGGAGGATGGCTTAACATCTCGCAGCAAGAACGTGATTACTACGGTGGAGAAAGAGCAAGATTACAGAACAAGCATCTTGAACATGTTGAAACCTTTAAAGAAAATGTGGAACTTTTATATAAGGCGTTTAATATCCTTGCTCACAGCGGAATAAAGATATATGTTA
The sequence above is a segment of the Butyrivibrio proteoclasticus B316 genome. Coding sequences within it:
- a CDS encoding glycosyltransferase family 2 protein; the protein is MKKVSVIVGAYNAHDTLARCLTSLVHQTLEDIEIIVVNDASKDDTWEIMQRCKAQFPDKVVILNNEQNMGCGGAKNSGLEVASGEYIGFCDSDDYCALNMFELLYNKAKEKDADIVDCGFYVEAANASTISTPDEAEGILDDDKRKKLIIKGGYLWSKLFKRELFYDPQIKMRNDVRVLSDNDVLKYMYLHAKDIWTVKEVLYHYSDAPGSDTKIIDVDKYYESIYGVMEGTYNLCHNLPTYEAAKEVIESAQLVWYSYGINRCIYDQIARLGADESKVGRYFEGLNEDVEDKLKKLALLKKRVITTDYKDNKFLLERISPIDIRIMQECDRRYGEKCQG
- a CDS encoding DUF268 domain-containing protein; amino-acid sequence: MKEVTFWAHIFEESAYKKIDTLRELMRIFYNKDDFEVIIIKSIDDSYGKIAAFEQEYPENVMLVECDATAANPQEIMLGYAGGACFLEIDDKFRIDENPFDKLLYDAAICDEDNFKYIRNKYTYILLGSGDGAFPYMREYEKQCLADYRDNAGHIDMHYFYQDIYVASKVQKLGIRHIYDIGSRVDGYISHLLSMGIFVTMIDVRPLDYEVKGLDFIQGNATELSTIKDYSLEYMSCLHALEHFGLGRYGDPMDYFGWKHALTQYKRVLKNKGLLFLSVPVGKTQRVCFNAHRIFRPMTIVNELCPEMRLLEYANIRGGKVSTIDFSNNKQFEKTKEILDEYAENKMGEYDCGIFVFERTSL
- a CDS encoding alpha-1,2-fucosyltransferase, with the protein product MNYVEVKGGLGNQLFQYTFYKYLEKKSGHKVLLHTDFFKNIDSFEEATKRKLGLDRFDCDFVAVSGFISCEKLVKESDYKDSMLSQDEVFYSGYWQNKRFFLEVMDDIRKDLLLKDENIQDEVKELAKELRAVDSVAIHFRRGDYLSEQNKKIFTSLSVDYYQKAIAQLAERNGADLKGYIFTDEPEYVSGIIDQLGSIDIKLMPVREDYEDLYLMSCARHHIIANSSFSWWGAALGDTESGITIAPAKWYVDGRTPDLYLRNWISI
- a CDS encoding glycosyltransferase, whose product is MKISIIIPFDNPKKDIEKTIRFIDAQNIVAGQYELIIVSSLEDEKAKSRLMEIEEKAPDIVAIVNVPEDISRAQLLNTGMEYSSGDYIMFVRAGDAINVHLLQNACKLIDDVQPELISYEMTFAHDKFDMFEDDPISYEDFRHLTFSDVSEKKAFLMGGNVNDSFLCHIYSKALIEDVGVKFEDEAKDEDMVFAYPLFLLAESISFTKDHGYCAYVDDDKENLINRITGRMAAQTRLLELLLGTGELYDTYKDVIDAHFVKEYFIKNLKLARGSCLELELPLPTFEVMQYVTLNLVPKWIENDYLFGLDRDDRKLMLLVNEKFESAKTLNDRLKENAFISVITATYNRCDRIKESIECILRQSYQYFEYIIVDDGSEDETERVVKSFDDPRIKFIKNSENRGLCYSRNVGIRETSGRYVVCQDDDDYCRLDKLEKTLNVFMSLSDDYGMVYCESINHARRLAGNTEAPAIIIPAREMSDVRKSGYIFPALLSRNFITSTAALMRKDYMEEVGLYDEELFAYEDWDIYLRISRKYEVAFVREPLYDYYQRSGTLISNKDSEHRSKVLKSLYEIDQKFVEDRKKYSIETSFKVGEG